One Leucobacter muris DNA segment encodes these proteins:
- a CDS encoding amidohydrolase: protein MSLTIFTGGTVIVDPAGEHGPVTTTAIAFREDRVAAHGAAAEALASEPGAVRVDLAGGVLAPAPGDGHAHPLLGGLEALGPNVRDASDLAGILEAVAAWKAEHPETEWIVGGSYDATFAEGGLFDARWLDEATGDTPTILRAWDYHTAWANSAALRAGGITAETPDPALGRIVRREDGAPLGTLQEAAANDFLADVVPPFSLAQRVAALEQATLGYAAQGTTWVQDAWVELDTLPVYVAAAESGRLHTRLNLAFRADPARWRRQVEEFVAARAEVRALGADRLTAETVKFFADGVIESHTAAMIAPYADRPDERGLPNWTASELAEAAAAFDAEGFQLHIHAIGDAANRDALDALEAAIRDDPARERHHVVAHVAVLDPADIARFAELGVIANFEPYWAQCDAVMRDLTIPHLGHPRDEWQYLIGSVHRSGATVSFGSDWPVTTRDWRPALSTAITRHSHAEPGAPAWLPAERVDAGTAYAAYTSGIARQALAGADRGTLETGRIADAVWLSADPLSIAPEAIADLAVHGTWLAGDETYRA, encoded by the coding sequence ATGAGCCTCACGATCTTCACCGGCGGCACCGTGATCGTCGACCCCGCGGGCGAGCACGGCCCCGTCACGACCACCGCGATCGCGTTCAGAGAGGACCGAGTCGCGGCCCACGGCGCGGCGGCCGAGGCGCTGGCCTCGGAGCCGGGCGCGGTGCGCGTCGACCTCGCGGGCGGCGTGCTGGCGCCGGCGCCCGGTGACGGCCACGCCCACCCGCTGCTCGGCGGGCTCGAGGCGCTCGGGCCGAACGTGCGCGACGCCTCCGATCTCGCGGGCATCCTCGAGGCCGTGGCGGCGTGGAAGGCCGAGCATCCCGAGACCGAATGGATCGTGGGCGGCAGCTACGACGCCACCTTCGCCGAGGGCGGCCTCTTCGACGCCCGATGGCTCGACGAGGCGACGGGCGACACCCCCACGATCCTGCGCGCCTGGGACTACCACACCGCGTGGGCCAACTCCGCAGCGCTGCGGGCGGGCGGCATCACCGCCGAGACCCCGGACCCCGCCCTCGGACGCATCGTGCGACGCGAGGACGGCGCGCCGCTCGGCACCCTGCAGGAGGCCGCGGCGAACGACTTCCTCGCCGACGTCGTGCCCCCGTTCTCGCTCGCGCAGCGGGTCGCCGCCCTCGAGCAGGCCACCCTCGGGTACGCCGCCCAGGGCACCACCTGGGTGCAGGACGCGTGGGTCGAGCTCGACACCCTGCCCGTCTACGTCGCCGCAGCCGAATCCGGCCGCCTGCACACGCGCCTCAATCTGGCCTTCCGCGCCGACCCGGCCCGCTGGCGCCGGCAGGTCGAGGAGTTCGTCGCGGCCCGCGCCGAGGTGCGGGCGCTGGGCGCGGATCGCCTCACCGCGGAGACCGTCAAGTTCTTCGCCGATGGGGTGATCGAGAGCCACACGGCCGCCATGATCGCCCCCTACGCCGACCGTCCCGACGAGCGCGGCCTGCCGAACTGGACGGCCTCGGAGCTCGCAGAGGCCGCCGCCGCGTTCGACGCCGAGGGGTTCCAGCTCCACATCCACGCCATCGGCGACGCCGCGAACCGCGACGCCCTCGACGCGCTCGAGGCGGCGATCCGAGACGATCCCGCCCGCGAACGGCACCACGTCGTCGCGCACGTCGCCGTGCTCGATCCCGCCGACATCGCACGCTTCGCCGAGCTCGGCGTCATCGCCAACTTCGAGCCCTACTGGGCGCAGTGCGACGCCGTGATGCGCGACCTCACGATTCCGCATCTCGGCCATCCCCGCGACGAGTGGCAGTACCTCATCGGTTCGGTGCACCGCAGCGGCGCCACCGTGTCGTTCGGCAGCGACTGGCCCGTGACCACGCGCGACTGGCGCCCCGCGCTCTCGACCGCGATCACGCGGCACAGCCACGCGGAGCCCGGCGCCCCCGCCTGGCTGCCCGCCGAGCGCGTCGACGCGGGTACCGCCTACGCGGCGTACACCTCCGGCATCGCCCGCCAGGCCCTTGCGGGCGCGGATCGCGGCACCCTCGAGACCGGCCGCATCGCCGACGCCGTGTGGCTCTCCGCCGATCCGCTCTCGATCGCCCCCGAGGCGATCGCCGACCTCGCCGTGCACGGCACGTGGCTCGCGGGCGACGAAACATATCGGGCGTAA